In the Theobroma cacao cultivar B97-61/B2 chromosome 1, Criollo_cocoa_genome_V2, whole genome shotgun sequence genome, one interval contains:
- the LOC18613130 gene encoding U-box domain-containing protein 3: MDTTSVQCLINSISRFIHLVSCQTIKVVPVEKDYRYMVVVLKLLKPLLDDVVDREIPSDEILCKECEELDLVVNEAREFMENWSPKMSKIRRVLQSEPFLIKMQSSSLQICHMIYKMLQSSPSTSSITSVQNCMREIKCLKQERVSENIEEALRSQRNDAIPCPDHLVEVIKSLNLTSNQELLKETVAVEKERMNAQVNNAKGKLDQINQIVDLISHVRDYLLKIEHFEPTTGVLKPPHFLCPLSLELMLDPVIVASGQTYDRASIQKWLDNGLTICPKTHQTLTHTNLIPNYMVKAMVASWCEENNLQLSNNSGHAKLISISSPSTHISSQDFTHTDNCHCFANSSSSTSRSSLEVGIGLEKQKIDITSRFNGECNRCQSREIDKGDHHSPDQSYFHSRTESASSEISSLDYVPPASNDLSRRSKKHETGNELAEISSQGLGTFPSTKESGFSPWVTGKQFHVSGTKVQEAVNGNHKFNSASSISFSGSGCDDLTTSSHVKKLVDNLKSLSNEVQTTAAAELRLLAKHNMDNRIIIGRCGAIAPLLSLLYSEVKLTQEHAVTALLNLSINEDNKAMIAKSGAIEPLIHVLKSGNDGARENSAAALFSLSVLEEYKARIGRSGAVKALVNLLGSGTLRGKKDAVTALFNLSIFHENKARIVQAGAVKYLVELMDPDSGMVDKAVALLSNLSTIGEGRLAIVREGGIPVLVEAIESGSQRGKENAASVLLQLCLNSPKFCTLVLQEGAVPPLVALSQSGTPRAKEKAQQLLSHFRNQREGATGKGKT; this comes from the exons ATGGACACAACCTCTGTGCAATGTCTTATCAATAGTATCTCTCGATTCATTCATCTGGTTTCATGCCAGACAATAAAAGTTGTTCCTGTTGAAAAGGATTACAGGTATATGGTTGTTGTGTTAAAACTTTTGAAACCATTGCTTGATGATGTTGTTGATCGCGAGATACCTTCAGACGAAATTCTATGTAAAGAGTGTGAAGAGCTGGACTTGGTTGTTAACGAGGCTCGAGAATTCATGGAGAACTGGTCTCCTAAGATGAGCAAAATCCGTAGG GTTCTTCAGAGTGAGCCCTTTCTGATAAAAATGCAAAGCTCTTCACTTCAGATTTGTCACATGATATATAAAATGTTGCAGTCATCGCCATCCACGTCAAGTATAACCAGTGTACAG AACTGTATGCGGGAAATTAAATGTCTGAAGCAGGAGAGAGTATCAGAAAATATAGAAGAGGCTTTGAGAAGTCAAAGAAATGATGCTATTCCTTGCCCTGACCATTTGGTAGAAGTTATCAAATCACTAAACTTAACATCAAACCAGGAATTGTTAAAAGAAACTGTGGCTgtggaaaaagagagaatgaaTGCGCAAGTCAACAATGCAAAAGGAAAATTAGATCAAATCAATCAGATTGTGGATCTCATCTCCCATGTACGTGATTATCTGCTTAAAATTGAGCACTTTGAACCCACAACTGGTGTCCTGAAACCTCCACACTTTCTTTGCCCCCTGTCGTTGGAACTTATGCTGGATCCTGTTATTGTGGCTTCTGGGCAAACTTATGACAGGGCTTCCATCCAAAAGTGGCTTGATAATGGACTGACCATTTGCCCAAAGACTCATCAAACACTTACACATACAAATCTCATTCCAAATTACATGGTCAAAGCTATGGTAGCGAGTTGGTGCGAGGAAAACAACTTACAGCTTTCCAATAACTCTGGGCATGCAAAACTTATATCGATCTCATCTCCTTCAACTCATATATCTTCTCAAGATTTTACCCATACTGATAATTGCCATTGCTTTGCAAACAGTAGTAGTTCCACATCAAGATCATCTCTTGAAGTTGGAATTGGTTTAGAGAAGCAGAAGATTGACATCACATCTAGATTTAATGGGGAATGTAATAGATGCCAAAGCAGGGAGATTGACAAGGGTGACCACCATTCCCCTGATCAGTCATATTTTCACAGCAGGACTGAATCAGCCTCGAGTGAAATTTCCAGTCTTGATTATGTGCCTCCTGCATCGAATGATTTGTCAAGGAGGTCAAAGAAACATGAAACTGGGAATGAGTTAGCTGAAATTTCATCTCAGGGCCTCGGCACTTTTCCTTCAACAAAAGAATCTGGTTTTTCTCCCTGGGTAACAGGAAAGCAGTTTCATGTCTCTGGTACAAAAGTACAAGAGGCAGTGAATGGAAACCATAAGTTTAACAGCGCATCCTCCATTTCGTTTTCTGGATCAGGATGTGATGATTTGACCACAAGTTCCCATGTTAAGAAATTAGTAGACAACCTTAAAAGCCTATCAAATGAAGTCCAAACAACAGCTGCTGCAGAATTGCGCCTTCTTGCAAAGCACAACATGGACAATCGTATAATTATAGGTCGCTGTGGTGCTATTGCACCATTACTTTCTCTATTATACTCAGAAGTGAAGCTAACTCAAGAGCATGCTGTCACAGCCCTCTTGAATCTCTCTATTAATGAAGATAATAAGGCTATGATTGCAAAATCTGGAGCAATAGAGCCACTAATTCACGTTTTAAAGTCTGGAAATGATGGAGCCAGAGAAAATTCTGCAGCAGCTTTGTTCAGTCTTTCAGTCTTGGAAGAGTACAAGGCAAGGATTGGACGTTCTGGTGCTGTCAAAGCCTTGGTGAATCTTCTAGGCTCAGGAACATTGAGAGGGAAAAAAGATGCTGTTACTGCTTTGTTTAACTtatcaatttttcatgaaaacaaGGCTCGTATAGTTCAAGCAGGTGCAGTAAAATATCTTGTTGAGTTAATGGATCCTGATAGTGGGATGGTGGACAAGGCAGTGGCACTTCTCTCCAACCTGTCAACAATTGGGGAAGGGCGTTTGGCAATTGTACGAGAAGGTGGTATCCCAGTATTAGTTGAAGCCATTGAATCAGGATCGCAAAGGGGTAAGGAAAATGCGGCCTCTGTATTGCTGCAACTATGCCTTAATAGTCCCAAGTTCTGTACCCTGGTTTTGCAAGAAGGGGCTGTGCCACCCCTTGTCGCATTGTCTCAGTCTGGCACACCAAGGGCAAAGGAAAAG GCACAACAGCTTCTCAGTCACTTCCGGAATCAGAGAGAAGGTGCCACTGGGAAGGGGAAGACATGA